The Fusobacterium perfoetens ATCC 29250 genome includes a window with the following:
- the frr gene encoding ribosome recycling factor — MSKDLLMKECKEKMEKTIEATKHKFAGIRAGRASVAMLDGIKVEQYGSLMPLNQIGTVSAPEARLLVIDPWDKSVIPVIEKAIMSANIGLTPNNDGRVIRLMVPELTADRRKEYVKLAKKEAEESKVGARNIRKDINNGLRRLQKAEELTDDELKAAEEEVQKLTDKTIKEIDNLLTLKEKEITTV; from the coding sequence ATGAGTAAAGACTTATTAATGAAAGAATGTAAAGAAAAAATGGAAAAAACAATAGAGGCAACAAAACATAAATTTGCTGGAATTAGAGCTGGAAGAGCTAGCGTGGCTATGTTAGACGGAATAAAAGTAGAACAATATGGTTCTCTTATGCCTTTAAATCAAATAGGAACAGTATCAGCTCCAGAAGCTAGATTATTAGTAATAGATCCTTGGGATAAGTCAGTAATCCCTGTTATTGAAAAAGCAATAATGTCAGCTAATATTGGATTAACACCAAATAATGATGGAAGAGTTATAAGATTAATGGTTCCAGAGTTAACAGCAGATAGAAGAAAAGAATATGTAAAATTAGCAAAAAAAGAAGCTGAAGAAAGTAAAGTAGGAGCAAGAAATATCAGAAAAGATATAAATAATGGACTTAGAAGATTACAAAAAGCTGAAGAATTAACAGATGATGAATTAAAGGCAGCGGAAGAAGAAGTACAAAAATTAACAGATAAAACAATAAAAGAAATAGATAATTTATTAACATTAAAAGAAAAAGAAATAACAACAGTATAA
- a CDS encoding DMT family transporter, translated as MNIKTKNLLQIHIAVFLLGFSGLFGRLVSTSIFTLILGRTFFSSFALFSLLKYQKASLKLEKTKEYFYLIILGIFLSLHWITFFHSINLSTVAIGLLTFSTFPFFVTFLEPIIFKEKLYFSDIIVAIIAFIGISFVVPSFDFGNEMTIGALWGIISGILYAIFSLGNRAVTQKYSGPLISFYEQLVVMFTLIPVYLVTRENVMAKDIFLMALLGIVFTALAHTLVISSLKYVKAKTSSIIFCLEPLYSIIAAAIILHEIPSIKTLFGGVIIICAVLYSTINSKK; from the coding sequence ATGAATATTAAAACAAAAAATCTACTTCAAATTCATATAGCTGTTTTTCTTTTAGGTTTTTCTGGTTTATTTGGACGTTTGGTTTCAACATCAATTTTTACTCTTATTTTAGGTAGAACATTTTTCTCATCTTTTGCTTTATTTTCATTATTAAAATACCAGAAAGCAAGTTTAAAATTGGAAAAAACAAAAGAATATTTTTATTTAATCATACTTGGAATTTTTTTATCTCTTCATTGGATTACTTTTTTTCACTCAATAAATCTTTCAACTGTAGCAATAGGTCTCTTAACTTTTTCAACTTTTCCTTTCTTTGTAACTTTTTTAGAACCAATTATATTTAAAGAAAAATTATATTTCTCTGATATAATTGTAGCTATTATAGCCTTTATAGGAATATCTTTTGTAGTTCCCTCTTTTGATTTTGGAAATGAGATGACAATAGGAGCTTTATGGGGAATTATTTCTGGTATTTTATATGCTATTTTTTCTTTAGGAAATAGAGCTGTTACTCAAAAATATTCTGGTCCTTTAATCTCTTTTTATGAACAATTAGTGGTTATGTTTACATTAATTCCTGTATATCTTGTAACTAGGGAAAATGTAATGGCAAAAGATATATTTTTAATGGCTCTTTTGGGAATTGTTTTTACTGCTCTAGCCCATACACTTGTAATCAGCTCTTTAAAATATGTCAAAGCTAAAACTTCTAGTATTATTTTTTGTTTAGAACCACTATATTCAATAATTGCTGCTGCTATTATATTACACGAAATCCCTAGTATAAAAACTCTTTTTGGAGGGGTTATTATAATTTGTGCTGTTCTTTATTCTACAATAAACAGTAAAAAATAA
- a CDS encoding cold-shock protein produces the protein MLKGKVKWFNKEKGFGFITSEEGKDYFVHFSGILGEGFKNLEENQTVSFEVEEGAKGPIAIKVSVID, from the coding sequence ATGCTAAAAGGAAAAGTTAAATGGTTTAACAAAGAAAAAGGATTTGGATTTATTACTTCAGAAGAAGGAAAGGATTATTTTGTACATTTTTCAGGAATTTTAGGAGAAGGATTTAAAAATCTTGAGGAAAATCAAACAGTTAGCTTTGAAGTTGAAGAAGGAGCTAAAGGGCCAATAGCTATTAAAGTATCAGTTATTGACTAA
- a CDS encoding DUF1576 domain-containing protein: MDNLQEKRKLHAFELGILLIFLFIISLLFYGKIILKENIFIGFSNILTSQAGLITDFLMVGGLTAGFLNSLLILLFNYFIIKYLNIELKGMALASLFTSFGFSFFGKNILNILPIYIGGIFYSMYEHIKFKDIFLPVSFATALAPFISEVAFRTNTFEFSYINGIILGIIIGFIIAPLAKKMKSFHEGYNLYNLGFTAGILGLVLNCILKAYHFEVASRKILSTQYNHILQICCTVIFMIFIIVGFYINDNSFSGYKELVKAKGLESDFIPMFGYGLTFINMGLMGFLAMLFSLTLNQSLNGPILAGIFTVVGFAAHGKTPFNTAPVLIGIILSGVTTIHNDIFTIVLSGLFGTSLAPIAGIFGPFWGIIAGWLHLTVVTNIGTLHGGLNLYNNGFSAGIVASFLLPIMRTFNERGLKRELRFLKTRKEFLGMIKKEDFE, translated from the coding sequence TTGGATAATCTTCAAGAAAAACGTAAACTTCATGCTTTTGAACTTGGTATTTTATTAATATTTTTATTTATTATTTCTTTATTATTTTACGGAAAGATTATATTAAAAGAAAATATTTTTATAGGTTTTTCTAATATTCTTACATCTCAAGCTGGATTAATTACAGATTTTTTAATGGTTGGAGGCTTAACTGCTGGTTTTTTAAATTCTCTCCTTATTTTACTTTTTAATTATTTTATTATAAAATACTTGAATATTGAATTAAAAGGTATGGCTCTAGCTTCTTTGTTTACTAGTTTTGGCTTTTCTTTTTTTGGAAAAAATATATTAAATATTTTGCCTATATACATTGGAGGAATTTTTTATAGTATGTATGAACATATTAAATTTAAAGATATTTTTCTTCCAGTTTCCTTTGCTACTGCTTTAGCTCCTTTTATTAGTGAAGTTGCTTTTAGAACAAATACATTTGAATTTTCATATATCAATGGAATTATTTTAGGCATAATTATAGGCTTTATAATTGCTCCTTTAGCTAAAAAAATGAAAAGTTTTCACGAAGGATATAATTTATATAATTTAGGATTTACAGCAGGAATTTTAGGATTAGTGCTTAATTGTATTTTAAAAGCTTATCATTTTGAAGTTGCTTCAAGAAAAATATTATCAACTCAATATAATCACATTCTACAAATCTGTTGTACTGTCATTTTTATGATTTTTATTATTGTCGGTTTTTATATTAATGATAATTCCTTTTCTGGATATAAAGAGTTAGTTAAAGCAAAAGGATTAGAAAGTGATTTTATTCCAATGTTTGGTTATGGATTAACATTTATTAATATGGGATTAATGGGATTTCTTGCAATGTTGTTTTCACTTACTCTTAATCAAAGTCTAAATGGTCCTATTTTAGCTGGTATTTTTACTGTAGTTGGATTTGCTGCTCATGGTAAAACTCCATTTAATACTGCTCCTGTATTAATAGGAATTATATTGTCAGGAGTTACAACTATTCATAATGATATTTTTACCATTGTTTTATCTGGACTTTTTGGTACATCTTTAGCTCCTATTGCAGGAATATTTGGTCCTTTCTGGGGAATTATAGCTGGTTGGTTGCATCTTACAGTTGTAACTAATATAGGAACTCTTCATGGTGGCCTTAATTTGTACAACAATGGATTTTCTGCTGGTATTGTAGCTAGCTTTTTATTACCAATAATGAGAACTTTCAATGAAAGAGGTTTAAAAAGAGAATTAAGATTTTTAAAAACCAGAAAAGAATTTTTAGGAATGATAAAAAAAGAAGATTTTGAATAA
- the tsaD gene encoding tRNA (adenosine(37)-N6)-threonylcarbamoyltransferase complex transferase subunit TsaD, with protein MLVLGIETSCDETSIAIVRDGKEVLSNYISSQIEIHKEYGGVVPEIASRHHIKNIATILEESLEQAKVKLEDIDYIAVTYAPGLIGALLVGVSFAKGLSYGKKIPLIPVHHIRGHIYANFIENDVELPCISLVVSGGHTNIIYIDKEHNFINLGGTLDDAVGESYDKVARVLGIGYPGGPVIDKMYYKGNPNFLHIPEPKVGGYDFSFSGIKTSVINYVNKMKMKNETFIPEDLAASFQKEVVDILCKKVLKACEEKNVKQVIIAGGVAANSLLRNELKRRGEEKNIKVSYPSMKYCTDNGAMIAAAAYYKVERGYVPNENLNLNGVASLSIENE; from the coding sequence ATGTTAGTATTAGGAATAGAAACTTCGTGTGATGAAACTTCTATAGCGATAGTTAGAGATGGAAAAGAAGTATTGTCTAACTATATATCTTCTCAAATAGAAATTCATAAAGAGTACGGAGGAGTTGTTCCAGAAATTGCTTCAAGACATCATATAAAAAATATAGCTACAATATTAGAAGAAAGTTTAGAACAAGCTAAAGTTAAATTAGAAGATATTGATTATATTGCTGTTACTTATGCTCCAGGATTAATAGGAGCATTATTAGTAGGTGTTTCTTTTGCTAAAGGATTATCATATGGGAAAAAAATACCTTTAATACCAGTACATCACATTAGAGGACATATATATGCTAATTTTATAGAAAATGATGTAGAACTTCCATGTATTTCTTTAGTAGTTTCTGGAGGACATACAAATATAATTTATATAGATAAAGAACATAATTTTATAAACTTAGGTGGAACCTTAGATGATGCTGTTGGAGAAAGCTATGATAAAGTAGCAAGAGTATTAGGGATTGGATATCCTGGAGGACCTGTTATTGATAAGATGTATTATAAAGGAAATCCTAATTTTTTACATATTCCAGAACCTAAAGTAGGAGGTTATGACTTTAGTTTTTCAGGAATAAAAACTTCTGTTATAAATTATGTAAATAAAATGAAAATGAAAAATGAAACTTTTATACCAGAAGATTTAGCAGCTTCTTTCCAAAAAGAAGTAGTTGATATTCTATGTAAAAAAGTTCTTAAAGCATGTGAAGAAAAGAATGTAAAACAGGTTATAATAGCAGGTGGAGTAGCAGCTAATTCTCTTTTAAGAAATGAATTAAAGAGAAGAGGAGAAGAAAAAAATATAAAAGTTTCTTATCCAAGTATGAAATATTGTACAGATAATGGAGCTATGATTGCCGCAGCAGCTTATTATAAAGTTGAAAGAGGATATGTTCCTAATGAGAATTTAAACTTAAATGGAGTAGCTAGTTTATCTATAGAAAATGAATAA
- a CDS encoding cyclase family protein: protein MIEISMKISDEDKVWDFIRKNENPLMMSGHIGTHIDVYNKTFIPEKYIERRTITIDCRNYDLNREIGIEILENYKIIEGDFVIFFTDIQKNNGYGSEIYIKNHYQLSWELIEELLKRKVSFIGIDCAGIRRGEEHIVVDKKCEDNQAYVIENLDSNALKDMNKLEETLIIWYRTPLMTGLPVRIFKKEK, encoded by the coding sequence ATGATAGAAATAAGTATGAAAATATCTGATGAGGATAAAGTTTGGGATTTTATAAGAAAAAATGAAAACCCTTTAATGATGAGTGGACATATTGGAACTCATATTGATGTTTACAATAAAACCTTTATACCTGAAAAATATATAGAAAGAAGAACAATAACTATAGATTGTAGAAATTATGACTTAAATAGAGAAATAGGTATAGAAATATTAGAAAATTATAAAATAATAGAAGGAGATTTTGTAATATTTTTCACTGATATTCAAAAAAATAATGGATATGGAAGTGAAATATATATTAAAAATCATTATCAACTAAGTTGGGAGCTTATAGAGGAGCTTTTAAAAAGAAAAGTTAGCTTTATAGGAATAGATTGTGCTGGAATTAGAAGAGGAGAAGAGCATATTGTTGTTGATAAAAAATGTGAGGATAATCAAGCTTATGTTATAGAAAATTTAGATTCTAATGCTTTAAAAGATATGAATAAGCTAGAAGAAACTTTAATAATTTGGTATAGAACACCATTAATGACAGGATTACCAGTTAGAATATTTAAAAAGGAAAAATAA
- the tsf gene encoding translation elongation factor Ts gives MAITAQAVKELREMTGAGMMDCKKALTETNGDMDKAIDYLREKGMAKAVKKAGRIAAEGLIFDGVTPDHKTAVVIEFNAETDFVAKNDEFKNFGKTLVEIALNTSAMTVEELKAQTLVDGRTVEQALVELIAKIGENMNIRRMEKVVAEGFVTTYNHLGGKLGVIVELSAEMTPERLERAKGIAMHIAAMNPSFLNASQVTTETLEHEKEIARKQLEAEGKPAKIIENILVGKMKKFYEENCLVNQVYVRAENKETVEQFAGDMTVVSFTRYKVGEGIEKKVEDFAAEVAAQIKG, from the coding sequence ATGGCAATCACAGCTCAAGCAGTAAAAGAATTAAGAGAAATGACTGGTGCTGGAATGATGGATTGTAAAAAAGCACTTACAGAAACTAACGGAGATATGGATAAAGCTATAGACTACTTAAGAGAAAAAGGTATGGCTAAAGCAGTTAAAAAAGCAGGAAGAATAGCAGCTGAAGGATTAATTTTTGATGGTGTAACACCTGATCATAAAACAGCAGTTGTTATAGAATTTAATGCTGAAACAGATTTCGTTGCTAAAAATGATGAATTTAAAAACTTTGGAAAAACTTTAGTAGAAATCGCATTAAATACTTCAGCTATGACAGTTGAAGAATTAAAAGCTCAAACTTTAGTAGATGGAAGAACAGTAGAGCAAGCTCTAGTTGAACTAATTGCTAAAATTGGAGAAAATATGAATATCAGAAGAATGGAAAAAGTTGTAGCAGAAGGATTTGTAACAACATATAACCATCTTGGAGGAAAATTAGGAGTAATTGTTGAATTATCAGCTGAAATGACTCCAGAAAGATTAGAAAGAGCAAAAGGAATAGCAATGCATATAGCAGCTATGAATCCTTCTTTCTTAAATGCTTCTCAAGTTACAACAGAAACTTTAGAGCATGAAAAAGAAATTGCTAGAAAACAATTAGAAGCAGAAGGAAAACCAGCTAAAATTATAGAAAATATATTAGTTGGAAAAATGAAAAAATTCTATGAAGAAAATTGTTTAGTAAATCAAGTATATGTAAGAGCAGAAAATAAAGAAACTGTAGAACAATTTGCTGGAGATATGACAGTTGTTTCTTTCACTAGATATAAAGTAGGAGAAGGAATTGAGAAAAAAGTAGAAGACTTCGCAGCAGAAGTTGCAGCTCAAATTAAAGGATAG
- a CDS encoding ACT domain-containing protein yields MKSIITVLGKDKVGIIAKVCTYLSEKNINILDISQTIVNGYFNMMMIVDTEKSTTSMENLIDELAEIGKELEVIINMQHEDIFNCMHRI; encoded by the coding sequence ATGAAAAGTATTATAACTGTATTAGGAAAAGATAAAGTTGGTATCATAGCAAAAGTATGTACATATTTATCAGAAAAAAATATAAATATATTAGATATTTCTCAAACAATAGTAAATGGATACTTTAATATGATGATGATTGTAGATACAGAAAAATCAACTACAAGTATGGAAAATCTAATAGATGAATTAGCTGAAATTGGAAAAGAACTAGAAGTTATAATAAATATGCAACACGAAGATATATTTAATTGTATGCACCGTATTTAA
- the pyrH gene encoding UMP kinase: MEPVYKRILLKLSGEALMGEQEFGIDSKVISSYAKQIKDVVNLGVEVAVVIGGGNIFRGLSGEEIGIDRVTGDHMGMLATMINSLALQNAIEKLGIPTRVQSGIEMPKVAEPFIKRRAQRHLEKGRVVIFGAGTGNPYFTTDTAAVLRAVEINADVVIKATKVDGIYDKDPVKYPDAKKYETITYTEVLNKNLKVMDAAAISLCRDNKLPLIVFNSLIEGNIEKVVLGEKIGTVVV, from the coding sequence ATGGAACCTGTATACAAAAGAATATTATTAAAGCTTAGTGGAGAAGCTTTAATGGGTGAACAAGAATTCGGGATAGATTCAAAAGTAATATCTTCTTATGCAAAACAAATTAAAGATGTAGTTAATTTAGGAGTAGAAGTTGCTGTAGTAATTGGTGGTGGAAATATATTTAGAGGACTTTCAGGAGAGGAAATTGGAATAGATAGAGTAACTGGAGATCATATGGGGATGTTAGCTACTATGATAAACTCTCTAGCACTTCAAAATGCTATAGAAAAATTAGGAATTCCAACAAGAGTACAAAGCGGAATAGAGATGCCTAAAGTTGCTGAGCCGTTTATAAAAAGAAGAGCACAAAGACATTTAGAAAAAGGAAGAGTTGTAATATTTGGAGCTGGAACAGGAAATCCTTATTTTACAACTGATACAGCAGCTGTGTTAAGAGCTGTGGAAATAAATGCTGATGTAGTCATAAAAGCTACTAAAGTTGATGGAATTTATGATAAAGACCCAGTAAAATATCCAGATGCAAAAAAATATGAAACAATTACATATACAGAAGTTTTAAATAAAAATTTAAAAGTAATGGATGCAGCAGCAATTTCACTTTGTAGAGATAATAAACTTCCTTTAATAGTTTTTAACTCTTTAATAGAAGGAAATATTGAAAAAGTAGTATTAGGAGAAAAAATAGGTACAGTAGTAGTATAA
- a CDS encoding flavodoxin family protein, producing MNISKITTFYFSPTHSTKKVVENIAKGTGKEIENIDITFSWKDLKEYTFKEDELVIVGSPVYAGRVPKVIREALRKIKGNNTPVVLVGVYGNRAFEDYFVEMQDIFEENNFVVIGAGAFLGTHSYTTKVAAGRPTVEDLEKAFNFGKEIIKKLDTKSRDLRIELPGNRPYKADGPSRGVAPEPNENCKDCGECIKVCPTEAISKENHREIDVTKCILCHACVRFCKFNGREVKGDAIKPFIDFLEGKCSDYKEIELFI from the coding sequence ATGAATATATCTAAAATTACAACTTTTTATTTTAGTCCAACTCACTCAACTAAAAAAGTTGTAGAGAATATTGCTAAAGGGACAGGAAAAGAAATAGAAAATATAGATATTACTTTTTCTTGGAAAGATTTAAAAGAATATACTTTTAAAGAAGATGAATTAGTTATAGTAGGTTCTCCTGTATATGCTGGAAGAGTTCCTAAAGTTATAAGAGAAGCTTTAAGAAAAATAAAAGGAAATAATACTCCTGTTGTTTTAGTTGGAGTTTATGGAAATAGAGCTTTTGAAGATTATTTTGTAGAAATGCAAGATATATTTGAAGAAAATAATTTTGTAGTTATAGGAGCTGGAGCATTTTTAGGTACACACTCTTATACAACAAAGGTAGCAGCAGGTCGTCCAACTGTTGAAGATTTAGAAAAAGCATTTAACTTTGGAAAAGAAATAATAAAGAAACTAGACACTAAATCAAGAGATTTAAGAATAGAGTTACCTGGAAATAGACCTTATAAAGCAGATGGACCAAGTAGAGGAGTAGCTCCAGAGCCAAATGAAAATTGTAAAGACTGTGGAGAATGTATTAAAGTATGTCCAACAGAGGCTATATCAAAAGAAAATCATAGAGAAATTGATGTTACAAAATGTATTTTATGCCATGCTTGTGTGAGATTCTGTAAATTTAATGGAAGAGAAGTTAAAGGAGATGCTATAAAACCATTTATCGATTTCTTAGAAGGAAAATGTAGTGATTATAAAGAGATAGAATTATTTATCTAA
- a CDS encoding winged helix DNA-binding protein, with product MENKKLLNNLISVFQLIEEFNKKDFSKNYSELNISDVHSIDFIGKTQNPNITSLSKYMNFTKSGALKIIRKLLEKGYIEQFQSIDNKKEKYFTLTEKGKEIFKKHKILHKEAEKRDSKIFQNFSDTEKEIISKFLKLLEIDVKEKLSKY from the coding sequence ATGGAAAATAAAAAATTATTAAATAATTTAATATCAGTATTTCAATTAATAGAAGAATTTAACAAAAAAGATTTTTCTAAAAATTATTCAGAATTAAATATAAGTGATGTTCATAGCATAGATTTTATTGGAAAAACTCAAAATCCTAATATTACAAGTTTAAGTAAATATATGAATTTTACCAAAAGTGGAGCTTTAAAGATAATAAGAAAGCTTTTAGAAAAAGGATATATAGAGCAGTTTCAAAGTATTGATAATAAAAAAGAAAAATATTTTACTCTTACAGAAAAAGGAAAAGAAATATTTAAGAAACATAAAATTTTACATAAAGAAGCTGAAAAAAGAGATAGCAAAATATTTCAGAATTTTTCTGATACCGAAAAGGAAATTATTTCAAAATTTTTAAAACTTTTAGAAATAGATGTAAAAGAAAAGTTATCAAAATATTAA
- a CDS encoding PFL family protein codes for MISKIEIQETNAMIDQANLDVRTITMGISLMDCADSNIDRFNEKIYKKITTYAKDLVKVGDEIAKQFGIPVVNKRISVTPIAIAAAGCETDSYVSIAKTLDRAAKDCGVNFIGGFSALVHKGYTKADEILINSIPQALTETERVCSSVNVGTSRNGINMDAVKRMGEIIKETAELTKDRECIGCAKFVVFCNAVEDNPFMAGAFHGVGEADCVINVGVSGPGVVKKALESVKEADFETLCEVVKRTAFKITRVGQLVAQEAAKRLGVPFGIIDLSLAPTPAVGDSIGEIFQEMGLEQPGAPGTTAALAILNDNVKKGGVMASSYVGGLSGAFIPVSEDHAMIHAAEIGALSLEKLEAMTCVCSVGLDMIAIPGDVSSATISGIIADEAAIGMVNNKTTAARLIPVIGKKVGESVQFGGLLGYAPIMDVNKFKCEDFIKRGGRIPAPIHSFKN; via the coding sequence ATGATATCTAAAATAGAAATTCAAGAAACGAATGCGATGATAGATCAAGCTAATTTGGATGTTCGTACAATAACTATGGGAATTAGTTTAATGGATTGTGCAGATTCAAACATAGATAGATTCAATGAAAAAATTTATAAAAAAATAACAACTTATGCTAAAGATTTAGTAAAAGTTGGAGATGAAATAGCAAAACAATTTGGAATTCCAGTTGTGAATAAAAGAATATCAGTAACTCCTATAGCTATAGCTGCTGCAGGATGTGAAACAGATTCTTATGTTAGTATAGCTAAAACATTAGATAGAGCAGCTAAAGATTGTGGTGTAAATTTTATAGGTGGATTTTCTGCTCTTGTCCATAAAGGATATACAAAAGCTGATGAAATACTTATAAATTCTATTCCACAAGCATTAACAGAAACTGAAAGAGTTTGTTCCTCAGTGAATGTCGGAACTTCAAGAAATGGTATAAATATGGATGCAGTAAAAAGAATGGGAGAAATAATAAAAGAAACTGCTGAATTAACAAAAGATAGAGAATGTATAGGCTGTGCAAAGTTTGTTGTATTTTGTAATGCTGTTGAAGACAATCCGTTTATGGCAGGAGCTTTCCATGGAGTAGGAGAAGCTGATTGCGTTATAAATGTTGGAGTTAGTGGTCCAGGAGTTGTAAAAAAAGCATTAGAATCAGTTAAAGAAGCAGATTTTGAAACTTTATGTGAAGTAGTAAAGAGAACAGCTTTTAAAATAACAAGAGTTGGACAATTGGTAGCTCAAGAGGCAGCTAAAAGATTAGGAGTTCCTTTTGGAATAATAGATTTATCATTAGCTCCAACTCCAGCTGTAGGAGATAGTATTGGAGAAATTTTTCAAGAAATGGGATTAGAACAACCAGGAGCTCCAGGAACTACAGCAGCATTAGCAATTTTAAATGATAATGTAAAAAAAGGTGGAGTAATGGCATCTTCATATGTTGGAGGATTAAGTGGAGCTTTCATTCCTGTAAGCGAAGATCATGCTATGATTCATGCAGCAGAGATAGGAGCTTTATCATTAGAAAAGTTAGAGGCTATGACTTGTGTATGTTCTGTAGGGCTTGATATGATAGCTATTCCAGGAGATGTATCATCAGCTACTATTTCAGGAATAATAGCTGATGAAGCTGCTATTGGAATGGTAAATAATAAAACTACAGCAGCTAGACTTATACCTGTTATTGGAAAAAAAGTAGGGGAAAGTGTTCAATTTGGAGGATTACTAGGATATGCTCCAATAATGGATGTAAATAAATTTAAATGTGAAGATTTTATAAAAAGAGGTGGAAGAATACCTGCCCCTATTCATAGTTTTAAAAACTAG
- the rpsB gene encoding 30S ribosomal protein S2: MAVVTMKQLLESGVHFGHQAKRWNPKMAKYIFTERNGIHVIDLHKSLKKIEEAYEVVREISANGGNFLFVGTKKQAQEAMKEQAERSGMFYVNNRWLGGMLTNFQTIKGRIARLKELTRMDQDGTLDTAYTKKEAANLRKELEKLNKNLAGIQDMPGVPAALFVVDVKKEALAVAEAANLGIPVIAMIDTNVDPDLITYPIPANDDAIRSVKLMSTLVANAIIEGRQGTEEKVEEVSTETEAVEEVLENGSAE, encoded by the coding sequence ATGGCAGTAGTAACTATGAAACAATTACTTGAGTCTGGAGTACACTTTGGACATCAAGCAAAAAGATGGAATCCAAAAATGGCAAAATATATCTTCACAGAGAGAAATGGAATCCATGTAATCGATTTACACAAATCTTTAAAGAAAATTGAAGAGGCTTACGAAGTAGTAAGAGAAATATCAGCAAATGGAGGAAACTTCTTATTTGTTGGAACTAAAAAACAAGCTCAAGAAGCTATGAAAGAACAAGCAGAAAGATCTGGAATGTTCTATGTAAACAATAGATGGTTAGGTGGAATGTTAACAAACTTCCAAACTATCAAAGGAAGAATAGCTAGACTTAAAGAATTAACTAGAATGGACCAAGATGGAACTTTAGATACAGCTTACACTAAAAAAGAAGCAGCTAACTTAAGAAAAGAATTAGAAAAATTAAATAAAAACTTAGCAGGAATTCAAGATATGCCTGGAGTACCAGCAGCATTATTCGTAGTAGACGTTAAAAAAGAAGCTTTAGCAGTAGCAGAAGCAGCTAACTTAGGAATTCCAGTAATCGCTATGATAGATACTAACGTAGATCCAGATTTAATTACTTATCCAATCCCAGCTAACGATGACGCTATAAGATCAGTAAAATTAATGTCTACATTAGTTGCAAACGCAATAATCGAAGGAAGACAAGGAACTGAAGAGAAAGTAGAAGAAGTTTCTACAGAAACTGAAGCAGTTGAAGAAGTTTTAGAAAACGGATCAGCAGAATAA
- a CDS encoding GIY-YIG nuclease family protein, which yields MKEEKWYIYMLRCQDNSIYTGITKNIERRYKQHVEGKGAKYTKIHKCKKIEIVFEEKSRSEALKLEYFLKQKSKLEKEKIIKLKKINP from the coding sequence ATGAAAGAAGAAAAATGGTACATATATATGTTAAGATGTCAAGATAATTCAATTTATACAGGAATTACTAAAAATATTGAGAGAAGATATAAACAACATGTAGAAGGAAAAGGAGCGAAATATACCAAAATTCATAAATGTAAAAAAATTGAAATTGTTTTTGAAGAAAAAAGTAGGAGTGAAGCTCTAAAATTAGAATATTTTTTAAAACAAAAAAGTAAATTAGAAAAAGAAAAAATAATAAAATTAAAAAAAATAAACCCTTGA